From the uncultured Fretibacterium sp. genome, the window ACGGGGGCGTCCCCTGCCTCCGATGGCGCCTTGCGCGCCGACAACGAGGCGATGAAGGCCATCCTGAGCAGCGTCCCGGAGCTCTCCGGCAACGACGAGCAGCGGGAGATGGCGCAGCTGCGCGATTCCTTTCTGGAGCAGCTCCCGGAACAATGCCGGGTGGAGAGCGTGCGGGCGGCCTGGCGCGAGCTCTGGGCCAAGGCCCTGACCTTCCTCTCCTCCTCTCAGATGCATCGCCTGGGCAAGGCCTTCGTCTTCGCCGCCAGGGCCCACGCCGACCAGAAGCGCGTGGCGGGGGATCCCTACGTCATCCATACCCTGAGCACGGCGTCGATCCTCGCGGACATGCAGCTGGACCTGGCCACCCTGACGGCGGCCCTGCTGCACGACGTCCTGGAGGACACGCCAACGTCCCCCGAGGAGCTGAGCGCCGCGTTCGGCGAGGACGTCCTGACGCTGGTCGGCGGCGTGACGAAGCTGGGCAAGCTGCCCTTCATGTCGGTGGAGGGGTACCAGGCGGAGAACCTGCGGAAGATGTTCATCGTGATGGCCCGGGACATCCGGGTCGTCCTGATCAAGCTCGCGGACAGGCTGCACAACATGAGGACCCTGGGCGCGCTCCGGCGCGACAAGCAGGAGCGCATCGCGAAGGAGACGCTCGAGATCTTCGCCCCTCTCGCGCATCGCCTGGGGATCTACCAGATCAAGAGGGATCTCGAGGACCTGTCCTTCCGTTACCTTCAGCCGGAGGTCTACAGCGAGATCCGGCGGAAGACCAAGAAAAAGCTGCCCCAGATGGAGGAGATCATCCGGAAGGGGATCGAGACGCTGGAGTCCCGCCTGGCGAAGGAGGGGATTCCCTGCAAGATCAAGGGCCGGGCCAAGCATTATTACAGCATCTACGAGAAGATGCAGCGCAAGAAGCTCTCCATGGACGAGCTGTACGACATCCTGGCCATCCGCGTCCTGGTGGAGGACCTGTCCACCTGCTACGCCGTGCTGGGCATCGTCCACTCCCTGTGGGTTCCGATCCCGGGGCAGTTCGACGACTACATCGCCACCCCCAAGAGCAACATGTACCAGTCGCTGCACACCACGGTCATGGCCTTTGGCGCGCCCATGGAGGTGCAGATCCGTACCCAGGAGATGAACCGGCTTGCGGAGTACGGGATCGCCGCCCATTGGCTTTACAAGACCAAGGGCGTCTCCGCCGACAGCCTGGACGCCAGGTTGATGTGGGTGCGCCAGGCCCTGGAGGGTGGCCCGGGCGAGGGGCACGACCCCGAGGAATTCCTGGAGCTGCTGAAGAGCGACGTCCTGACCTCGGAGGTCTACGTCTTCACCCCGCAGGGCAAGCCCCTGGTCCTCCCCAACGGGGCCACGACGATCGACTTCGCCTACGCCGTCCATACGGAGGTGGGCAACCGCTGCGTGGGGGCGATGATCAACAGCCGCATCGTGCCCCTGAGCACGCAGCTGCACAGCGGCGACATCGTGAAGATCATCACCTCGCCGCAGGGCTTCCCCTCGAGGGACTGGATGAAGTTCGCCCGGAGCAGCAAGACCAGGAGCAAGATCCGGAACTACTTTCGCCAGGCCGAGAGGACGGATCGGGAGGAGAAGCTGGCGCGGGGATGGGAGGCCCTCGAGCGCGAGCTCCGCAAGCGGGGGATCGCGACGGACAAGGCCGACAAGACGGATGGTCAGGACGATCTGACCCCCGCCCTCAACAAGGTGGCCCGCGACCTCGGAATGGCGGGCAGGGAGGACCTCCTGGTCTCCATCGGGGCGGGGACGTCCGGCCCCAGCACGGTTGCGCAGAAGCTCGCGCTGGCGTACCTCCAGCAGCGCCATCCCACGGACGACATCGCAGCGCTCGTAAAGGAGCACGCGGACGCCCATAAATCCGACTCGGACATCGTGGTCGACGGAGCGGGGGGGGTCTGGGTGGTCCTGGCCAACTGCTGCGACCCGGTCCCAGGCGACGCCATCGTGGGCTACTCGACGCGGACGCGCGGGATCACGGTGCATCGGCTGGACTGCCCCAATATCCTGAACGCCCAGATGGGGCGCGTCGTGCAGGTCTCCTGGGGGCGCTCGTCCGGAAAACTCTATACCGCCCGTCTGAGGGCGGAGGCCCTGGACCGGTCCGACCTGATCCGCGACGCGGCCCAGGCGATCGGGCAGGAGGGGGGCAGCATCTACGGGATCAAGGCTACGACGGTGGGTAACAGCCTGATGCGGATGAAGATCGAACTGAAGGTGAAGGATGTGGAGCATCTATACTCGATCGTCGCGAAATTGAACGGCATCAAGGGGATGCTGGAGGTCGCAAGGGGGTAGGCCATGCGGGTGGTGGTGCAGAGGGTCCTGCGGGCGGCCGTTTCCGTGGGCGGAGAGACGATATCGGAGATCGGCCCGGGGATCTGCGTCCTGCTGGGGGTCGGGGACGGAGATACGGAGGAGGATTCCCTCTGGCTGGCCGACAAGCTCGTCAACCTGAGGATCTTCGAGGACGGGGAGGGACGGATGAATCGGTCCCTCCTCGATGTCGGCGGCGCCGCGCTTCTGGTCTCGCAGTTCACCCTTTACGGGGACTGCCGGAAGGGCAGGCGTCCCTCCTTTGTCGGAGCGGCCGACCCCGAGGAGGGGAGGCGGCTCTATGATCATTTCGTTCGCCGGGTTCGGTCCTTCGGGGTGGAGACGGGCTGCGGCATCTTCGGCGCGCATATGGAGATCGACCTCCTGAACGACGGCCCGGTGACCCTGATCCTGGATACCCGATGATCCGGAATTGGAATAAGGAGTTGTGAGGACGGTGCAGTACAAACGTTTCCCTCTGGGTAAGCTCTGGACGAACGGCTATCTTTTCTGGGACGAGGGGGGAGAGGCCTTCTTCATCGACCCCGGCGGGGATGCCCGGGAGGTCCTGGAGTTCGTTCAGTCCAAGGGACTGAAGCTGAGGGCGGTGCTCCTGACCCACGGGCACGTGGATCATTTTGCGGGGCTCAAGGATCTGCTTCCCCTCGTCGGAGGGGAAGTCTATATCTCCAGGGAGGACGCCGATATGATCCGGCATCCCTCCGAGGCGATGCAGTCCGCCCTCCGGATACGGTGCGAGAGCGTTGCCGATTATCACGCGGTCTCCGAGGGGAACGTGGTCGGGATCGGGGCCTTTCGCATCGAGGTCCTGGAGACCCCGGGGCACACCCCGGGAGGAGTGTGTTATCTTATACAAGAGGGCGGGGAGCGCATCCTGGCGTCGGGGGATACCCTTTTCGCCCAGAGCGTGGGCCGGACCGATCTTGCGGGCGGGGATCCGTCGAGGCTGGACGACTCCCTGCGCAAGCTCTCGAAGCTCCCGGATTCGCTCGTCGTCCTTCCGGGGCACGGCCCGGAGACGACCATCGGAGAGGAGCGGCGGCACAATCCCTTCTGGCCCGTCTAGGCCGGTTTCGGGAGGGCGGTTCCGGAAAGAAAGAGGTTCCGGAAAGTCCGGGGAAATGGAACGGGGCCCCCTGATAAAGAGGGTCCTTTTGCGGTAGTGGCCTCATTGATGGGGATTTTTGGGGCAGACTCGAAAAATGCGGGTGATGAAAGGATATGTTCAAGTACCTCTCCGGGATACTGGGGCTCGATGTCGGAATAGATCTGGGGACGGCCAACATCGTCGTGTACGTGAAGGAGAAGGGGATCGTGCTCAGCGAGCCCTCGACCGTCGCCGTGCGGAAACTGCCCCGGGGCCGAGGGCTCGAGGTCATTGCCGTGGGGCAGGAGGCCAAGGCGATGGCGGGGAAGACCCCCGCGGGAGTCGAGGCGATATGGCCGCTTCAGGACGGGGTCATCGCCAACTTCGATATGACGGAGGAGCTGATTCGCTTCTGCCTCCACAAGGCCAAGGGGGGCGGTTCCTTCATGGCCCATCCGCGCGTGGTCATCTCCGTTCCGGCGGAGGTCACGGAGGTGGAGCGTAAGGCGGTGGTCGACGCGACGCTGGGCGCGGGGGCGAGCGAGGCCTATGTGGTGGACGAGCCCATATCGGCGGCCCTCGGTGTGGGGCTGCCGATCGACAAGCCCCAGGGGTGCATGATCGTCGACGTCGGGGGGGGGACGAGCGAGGTCTCGGTCATCTCCCTCGGGGGCATCGTGGTGACCAGCTCGCTTCGGAACGCGGGCAAGGTGATGGACAACGCCATCGTCGCTATGCTGCGCCAACGCTACGCTCTGCTGATCGGGGAGACGACGGCCGAGGAGGTCAAGAACACGATCGGATCCGCGCTGCCTCTGGCGCCGGAACTGGAGATGGCCGTGAAGGGACGGGACCTCTCCGACGGGCTGCCCAAGGTCGACACGGTCTCCTCGGTCGAGGTCCGGGAGGCCTTGGACCCGATCTTTCTGGGGATCGAGGACATGGTGAAGGTGG encodes:
- a CDS encoding bifunctional (p)ppGpp synthetase/guanosine-3',5'-bis(diphosphate) 3'-pyrophosphohydrolase — protein: TGASPASDGALRADNEAMKAILSSVPELSGNDEQREMAQLRDSFLEQLPEQCRVESVRAAWRELWAKALTFLSSSQMHRLGKAFVFAARAHADQKRVAGDPYVIHTLSTASILADMQLDLATLTAALLHDVLEDTPTSPEELSAAFGEDVLTLVGGVTKLGKLPFMSVEGYQAENLRKMFIVMARDIRVVLIKLADRLHNMRTLGALRRDKQERIAKETLEIFAPLAHRLGIYQIKRDLEDLSFRYLQPEVYSEIRRKTKKKLPQMEEIIRKGIETLESRLAKEGIPCKIKGRAKHYYSIYEKMQRKKLSMDELYDILAIRVLVEDLSTCYAVLGIVHSLWVPIPGQFDDYIATPKSNMYQSLHTTVMAFGAPMEVQIRTQEMNRLAEYGIAAHWLYKTKGVSADSLDARLMWVRQALEGGPGEGHDPEEFLELLKSDVLTSEVYVFTPQGKPLVLPNGATTIDFAYAVHTEVGNRCVGAMINSRIVPLSTQLHSGDIVKIITSPQGFPSRDWMKFARSSKTRSKIRNYFRQAERTDREEKLARGWEALERELRKRGIATDKADKTDGQDDLTPALNKVARDLGMAGREDLLVSIGAGTSGPSTVAQKLALAYLQQRHPTDDIAALVKEHADAHKSDSDIVVDGAGGVWVVLANCCDPVPGDAIVGYSTRTRGITVHRLDCPNILNAQMGRVVQVSWGRSSGKLYTARLRAEALDRSDLIRDAAQAIGQEGGSIYGIKATTVGNSLMRMKIELKVKDVEHLYSIVAKLNGIKGMLEVARG
- the dtd gene encoding D-aminoacyl-tRNA deacylase yields the protein MRVVVQRVLRAAVSVGGETISEIGPGICVLLGVGDGDTEEDSLWLADKLVNLRIFEDGEGRMNRSLLDVGGAALLVSQFTLYGDCRKGRRPSFVGAADPEEGRRLYDHFVRRVRSFGVETGCGIFGAHMEIDLLNDGPVTLILDTR
- a CDS encoding MBL fold metallo-hydrolase; protein product: MQYKRFPLGKLWTNGYLFWDEGGEAFFIDPGGDAREVLEFVQSKGLKLRAVLLTHGHVDHFAGLKDLLPLVGGEVYISREDADMIRHPSEAMQSALRIRCESVADYHAVSEGNVVGIGAFRIEVLETPGHTPGGVCYLIQEGGERILASGDTLFAQSVGRTDLAGGDPSRLDDSLRKLSKLPDSLVVLPGHGPETTIGEERRHNPFWPV
- a CDS encoding rod shape-determining protein → MFKYLSGILGLDVGIDLGTANIVVYVKEKGIVLSEPSTVAVRKLPRGRGLEVIAVGQEAKAMAGKTPAGVEAIWPLQDGVIANFDMTEELIRFCLHKAKGGGSFMAHPRVVISVPAEVTEVERKAVVDATLGAGASEAYVVDEPISAALGVGLPIDKPQGCMIVDVGGGTSEVSVISLGGIVVTSSLRNAGKVMDNAIVAMLRQRYALLIGETTAEEVKNTIGSALPLAPELEMAVKGRDLSDGLPKVDTVSSVEVREALDPIFLGIEDMVKVALEKTPPELAKDIVDQGIVLSGGVSLMRGFAERLSRAVNTPVITAEKPLYSVALGVGKILENLGAMRRVLMSVERGSR